The nucleotide sequence cggacggtgtaacactgtgccaagatgtgctggccgtgcaccaaggcatgtttagccacagggtgatcctcattgccaacaaacactgtctgcctgtgtccattcatgcgaatggacagtttgttgctggtcattcccacatagaaaccttcacagtgtaggcaggtcagctgataaatcacatgggtgctttcacacgtggctctgcctttgatcatgtacacgttccgggttacaggactggagtaggtggtggttggagggtgcatgggacagattttacactgggggcagttacaagggtaggagccagagggtagggaaggtggtttggggattcaatagggatgaactaagaggttacgaaggttaggtggacggcggaaagacactcttggtggagtggggaggatttcatgaaggatggatctcatttcagggcaggatttgaggaagtcgtatccctgctggagagctacattcagagtctgatccagtcccggaaagtatcctgtcacaagtggggcacttttgtggttcttctgtgggaggttctgggtttgagaggatgaggaaatggctctggttatttgcttctgaaggccagacataccaacaattaaagggaacagccatgggtaccaggatggccccctcgtatgccaacctattcatgggtcgcttagaggaagccttcttggttacccaggcctgccaacccaaagtttggtacagatttattgatgacatcttcatgatctggactcacagtgaagaagaaatccagaatttcctctccaacttcaattcctttggttccatcagattcacctggccctactccaaatcccatgccactttccttgacgttgacctccatctgtccaatggccagcttcacacatccgtccacatcaaacccaccaacaagcaacagtacctccattatgacagctgccacccattccacatcaaacggtcccctccctacagcctaggtcttcgtggcaaacgaatctgctccagtctggaatccctgaaccattacacctacaacctgaaaacaactttcgcatcctgcaactaccctcccgacctggtacaaaagcaaataaccagagccacttcctcatcccctcaaacccagaacctcccacagaagaaccacaaaagtgccccacttgtgacaggatactttccgggactggatcagactctgaatgtggctctccagcaggggtacgacttcctcaaatcctgccctgaaatgaggtccatccttcatgaaatcctccccactccaccaagagtgtctttccaccacgTTGTGTAAACAGTGAATGTAAAAGACCATGCAGTGCAACTGTGCAgatgttggctacattatttacagtagtcagtgtccaaattacaaatcCCATTTTTCAGCCCATGTAACGACACAGTACATCAACACCGAGGACAAACAGATGACGAAATAGAAGCAGGTGGAACTGCTTCAAACAGGAACAAGAAATAGACTATCATAGTGCTTTGTATAATGTTTCCCATTACCCATATCAGCCTGCATTAAGTGTGAAATGTGAAAGTTATATTTTGTCATGTCATACCATGGATTACAACAGTGATGCATGTATGCACAAACAGTCTGGAACAACTTCAAACCTCCTTACTGATTTCAGTGATGAGTCCAATGCTTTCTCACACTGACAAGGCAATATTCTGCAAACTACAGCAGGTTTACACAGTGGCAACAAATGTGAATTTACAGGTCCACCCATATCAGGTGCTAGATCCAGCCAGCTGAGCCACATAAGGAGGTTCTTGGTTTCTCATCCATGCTGTGTGTGGTCCCTGGGATTTCAGCTGCCTCCCCCCATATTACTTAAACtaaaacatcaacaacaaaaattttgtagAGAATATACAAGGTGGTGCAAATAAAAGTGGTCTGTAGAACATagatccagggtacaaagaaacacaacagaggaaaggaaatacagtactgaccTGACTACAgtggatgttgaaagtgaccaccattaatCTCTTGGCACCTTtgagccctggtcagcaagttgctgaaagtAGATTGAAGCTCTGCaatctcatctgaaatgttctgctgcagttattaAATACTATGAGGGTTTCTGTTATATATCTTACAGCTGAGGGCTCCCCACATAAAGTAATTGCACAGTTACAGATCAGGTGACCTATGTGGCCAGCTAGGGCTACAACCAGACTAACCTctcctaacaactctgtcaggtgtgAAGATTCTGTAAATGTGGTCCAAGATTTGTGTGGCTGTATGAGTAGTTGctacatcctgttggaagtaactgtaggtcttttcctcctccattaatgctgccacaaatggtttcaaaacgtTGGCAATGTAGCACATCAAAGTCAGCGTCTAATGAAAGAGGATGGGATTAATAATGCAGCATGTGGACACTGCACATCAAACCCCAatcttctgatcatgcaatggtgtttgtGGAAGTTGTACAGATTCATTGCTAACCAGAACCTGTGATTCGGTTAGTTAACACAACCACTCATGTGAAACCAGGCTTCTTCAGACATAAAGAACAAATCCATGTCCAagctatctcagtgaacagccactcataaAACTGGAggtgctgaggagcatctgcttgTCTTAATGGACAAACAAAGGACACTCAGTAGGGATGCACATGCAGGTCCTGGTGGAGTATTCATCTGCATGATCGACATGATATGCTGATCTCTTGCAAAGTGTCAGGTTGATTTGATAgggctctgaagcattttctggtgaactgcagatacattctgtggtgttcaggtgcatttcggaatgttttttgacttgttcgaaATGGATCCTGTCAAATGCCATTTTTGGACTAAGGGCTGAATGGCACTATTTGGTGGCAGTTTGATATCTTTcagcttctcagcaaacaactgaccatacTGTTTGCACTACTCTGTTGTCACCCAACTTTCCACAACAAACacctgctgctccactgtgagcaCCATCATCCCCTCTGCCTTTCTCCACTTGGACTGACACAGGCTGCACTATGCTCTGAACAAGTGTGGATCACCATACAAGTGTGGATCACATGGTGGGTGCACACATGTGTGCACATCACAGAGTGTGGTTATATTTGTACAttcatttccaacatttccaactgtatccacttttatttgccccaccctgcatATAATGAACCTTTCATCCCAAAATGCAGAGCCACAGCATCTTTGGTCATATTTCCAACTTTGTCACTTTATAGAGCAACAAATAAGAGCACACCCAATGATGGCAAATTCAACAATGCCAAAGAGGCATTCCACCACCAACTCATGAAGACACCAGAGAAACAGTTGTGACATCTGATTTATGATGATGTAAAGGGCAACAGAACACCATCTCAGCTTTAGAGACATCTCTGTATTTCAATCAATTTATTGCTCATGCCAGACATTACGCTTTGGATGCTATTGCTTATGAAACTACCACCACAAATACAGGTGGGAATGACCTTGCATGAAAACAAAATGACAGATATTTGGAAACCTGCATCAACTACAATTCACACATGTACTAGGCAACAGTGACCACTGCCAGTGCCTTCCTGGTACAATACACTGCCTGCAGCCACTACTAGCCAATGTGATCTGAATAGTTCTGTACACTCACAAGACTGATGTCACTAGCTCCCACCTTGAGACCACTGGTCTTTGGCCAGCTGTACCAACTGAGCCCATGGCAGACCATAACAGTGCTAATGTATCATAATTTTTACCTAACATTCCAAATGATATATTTTTCCACTTTCTTGATGTACAACGTGTGAAATAATACTGAATCACAGTAAAATTAGAATAGAGACTTCTGGATGACAAAAGAATGATACAGGCAGGCTGTTGTCACTGTGATTGTGTTGGTTCCATGATCACTTTGGCGACCAGGCACACAATTACTTCAAGCCATGCAACCACCCAAATACAATAAAGAATACAGATTGCAGCAAACACTGATGGTACCCACTGCTTAGACACATGGGGCAAACTAGTATTTCCCCATCTCTCAGAGACAGTGGTAAGCTCTATTTGTTAGATCACTCAACAAATCAGTACTTTCTGATTTAAATTGGCTTGGATGTGAGCTGCATCCCCAGGGAGAATTCTTCAATGGATTTTACAACACCATCCATCCAACTGTGAGCCACAAACAATACCCTTATCAAACTCCACAGCACCATAACATGAACCATAGACCCTGGCCTCCATAAACTTTTGTGGTAGCTCTTCAGTATGGATTTTCATGAGCCAATCCTGAGTGTGGATTTTCTCCACTGCTCTCATATCTTCCCAGATTTGACCGAGGAATACTTATACAGACCAATAGTGGAGAATCAGTACTTCAGGTCACCAGTAGCTTGCCACTTTATACACATCTGCCTTCAGAGGACACAACTCTATGTGCATCTTCAGGTATGATCCACATGAATGGGACAGGAACCATCATAATGTCAACAGTGAATACATATGTACAGTCGAGACAGAATGCAGTACTTGTTCCACCAAAGACATAAGTCAGTACAATGAATTTTTCTCACAATTTGCATGCATCCTCCATGCCTCTAGGTTTGCATGTGACAATTGAACAGATGGGTATTCAGTGCAAAACTATGTATAAAAGCTATTACAATTATGTTGAACCAGCTACAATTAAATCACAACCTGTGACCGATGGCTTCCTAACCATCATGGCTCCTAGGATACAACAGTCACCTCTAAGCACAATATAGAGCCTGAAATCACCACACACACTATCCTCTCACCTCTCAGGTAAGAATTCCCCCACTGCAACTTGATGGCCTGAGCACATACCTACAATCTCACTATGACCAACCCCACCAATCTCCGAGGATCATaacatcacatttttttctttccctCTCACTGAGAAATGGTCCAACAGTGCCACACATAGCAGCCAGCTAAAGCACACTTGGTCACACACAGCTGCTTgaagatgacttcagcagttgcaaCCTCCAATAACCTCCACCCCCAGTGCTCCACACTCTCAGGGAatgggggaaggggagagggggtgTGGCTGCGGAACCTCACCATCGATAAAGCAAATATAAGATTATAAGATTCTTTGATCAGTGGTTCAGCTCCTGCAGGGTGCATATCTTTAATGTTACCAGTCTGCTGCATGCTACTGTATCATGTCCATTTATCTTGCTGTCTCTCCATATTAAGCAATAAAGTGTGAGTGAATTCCATTTATCTGTTCTCTGACTTTCAGTAAGAGCATTCCAACAGAGTATTTGCTGCATCTATATTAAATATTCTAAAATCTCTATGTAAGAGATTTGTCAGGCTTTGTATAGTTTTCATGTATTATGTGATAAATacagtccactgtgtattttaactCAGAAAGCTTTGAAAATTGCATGTCAAAAGCCAAGCAAGAAAGTTTGCTCTGTATTACTTACAATGATGGTGCCCTTCATCCATCATTAAAGAAATAACTTAAATTTAACGAATATTATATTCTGTAAGGTTTCAATCAATTATGAATTAACAGTTAATGTTACTAGTATCTGTAGCTTAATAGTAAACCAAATGCAGAAATAGTATCTTTGAAATAATAACATTAGAAAAAAGAAATTGGGAAATAACAAGTTGTGAAATGTAGACAAAAAAGTGTATCATCCTATTTAACATTTGCAATGAACTCAAAGTCAGGCcaattaaaattatttactaaaGAATTATCCAGCTGAACATTTTGATTACTATCGGTGGGGTATAGTTTGAATAAAATTTTCATACAACAAATTAACTATTGACTAACTTTTACTTCAAGTCTTTGCTACATCTACTTTACAGGCACTGTAATTTCTGAgtataaattttttgttgttgtggtgaaTGACAGTGCAGCTATTAGTGTTCTTACATGGCTATATTATATATCACTGCAGGTAAATTAAATGGAGATTATACAGTATCTTTAAAGATAACAGAATAACAGTTGATATgtaataacatttctgaaaaaaaatgtgtagtaaataaatataaaaaagcatTTTCAAAGGCAAAATTTGAAGTTTTCAGaacattaaaatttacaaaaaagacCTTTAACTTTATTCTTTAAAGtttaaatgtaaaatgaaaactgtAGTGGATGTAAGACTGTGCTGTCTAATCAAACTTTCAAATGAAGAAACTTTATTTGCTGGATATTAACCATCATAAGTACTCTTggtcacttgaacacaaaaataataggttgataacatttttatagagacAATGAAGATAAACAGTACGGAATAGAAATGAATACAAATTCTCTCATCATTTAGTTTTGCCACTCTTGCATTGGCTGCGCTTTGCATAATTGGTCAACCTTATAAGCAGTAATGAACTCTCTGACTTGCATTCAGTGTAACTCAAAAGAAACCCTTAATGACAATACATCTACATGCAATATACACTGTAAGAAAAACAATAAATTGTTAGTTGAAAAACTAAGTTTACTTTTCCATGTCAAATAAATTATggtgaaacaacacatgtaaatGCTGTCATATAAATATATCCTCAAGATATTATTTGTTTATTGTCTCTTTAATATTGCTGTACTCTCCAGTCCCTGGATTGTAGGAAGCATACAGATCATATTTTTCTGTGCGATTCCTATAAAAATCTCCCAGATTATCATCAAAAAACTTGTTGATACCCCTCCGTTTAGGTGAATTCCCATCTGTCAGCTCTGACAAGTAAATGCGATTCTTATGAGGTTGTTCCGGAATGGGAGTGATCTatgtacaaaagaaaaaacaaaaatattataattttgttatatatttcattatgtaaatatttttgttgcatgTCTTTAACAATTATCATCTAAAACATTTATACTCACAGGCTTTGTCCATGTCTGCTGATGAGGTCGATAGTCATACATTGTTGTAGTACGATAATCAGTTAAACCATAACCTTCCTTATCAACATGTTCAGACACCTTCTTCCTACAACACACACAAGGAACTagtgacaaaataataaataagataTGTAACCTCAAACATCATAAAATAAGTGATCACACGCTATACTTAGTACAAGATGAAACTAGTCAGTTTATGTTGTTACTCACTTTTAAAAAAACTAGGATTAAAAATAGGAATGTGTAAAGATGATAGATAATCTTTCATTTTGTTACTGAAAGAAGGCTTTCTTCTAGATTATTGAGAGAAAAGAGACACGATATTTGCGTGTCCCTTTTGCATTGGCAGCTGATCAGAGGAGGCATGGGAGGGTAAGCTTCCACACATTTCTGTGATAAAAGTAGCAGCAGTAATTGTTTTTACAATAAACTTATACACATATTTGTCAGTGAGAGTGAAAGACATTAGCTTCTGTTATTTCTTGTAAATCACCAGCACCAGAGAGCAAGTCAAAGTGTGAAAGCTGAACCCTAACCTAATGCAGCCAGAGGCGTGAAGCATGCGGCGAGGTGACCAGATATGTGCGTGCCTGCCTGCAAATTCTCAGTTGCTGTGGTAACCTGACATCACTAATAGGGACAGAAGAAGTGGTACAGGCTTCCATAGGCATGATGTGGTGTGCTTCACTGTCACAGGAGGCCAGCAGCTGTGGTATTGCCCTCTATGTTTCTTTTATATTAGTTGTCCTGTGTGTAGTGAATATGGATGAAGACCAACCTTGTACAAGGACTGATGTAATGTTTTCAAGCAAGGACATCATTACTTCCTTGCAGGAACTTTCTTTTTCAAGGAGATGCGAAACTGAATGGGttcggttgatttgggggaggagaccaaattgCGTGATCAtcagtctcatctgattagggaaggatggggaaggaagttggcaatgccctttcaaaggaaccatcccagcatttgcctgaagcgatttagggaaattgtggaaaacctaaatcagcatggctggatgggggattgaactgtcgtcctcccaaatgcgagtccagtgtgctaacgattgCCCCATCTTGCTcggtgaaactgaatgacatgaaattttgaagaaaggacaTCAAACACTGGCACTATGCCTTCTTCAGAATGATAAGTTCAAATCACATGCATTTCAAAGTTCATGGTATGAGCAGCACAAGTAGTTGTGTGCTAACCCTACAAAAGGAAAATTATTCAGCTGGCCATGTTTGCTCTTAAGCACAAGAAAACCTGTGTGGTCTGCTGAGGGTTTTGATGATCTGAAGAATGTGTTTAGAGGTTTATCACAGCATACTTCTTCTAAAGATCATCTaagtaattttatttcatataaataattatgaaaacaagtgtttagtatttcagagctACTTAATGAGCATCACAAACTGATGAAAATCAGACATAACAATGAAGGAAAACCTAACAGACACATCATGAAAATTCTAACTGATGTCACAAGTCTTTTGCATCAGCAGGAGCTAGCTTTCAGAGGTAGCAGTGAGACAGAAGATTCCCTGAACCCCGAAACTTTCAGAGGCATTTCAGGGATTTTCAAAAACTATACAGAATGAATTAGTTGAATGTAGAAATTAGAAGATTTGTGAataactgctactcaccatatagcagagatgctgagtcaaaggcaggcacaacaagaagactgtcagaaAATCCATGGGTGTGTCCACGCAAAAGCACACTTTCTGGCTGCTGAGGTGTGATCATAACAACCAGAGACTCAATCatatgtgtatgtgagttgtgtttgcaggAGCATGTGTATGTCATATCTCTGACAAAGGTCtggttggccaaaagcttattttcttcttgtgcctacctgtgactcagcatgcccactatatagtgagtagcaattacccttatcataatattgttacattctatcctgggttttccattgttgagATTTGTGAATATAAACATTTCAGTTTGAATAGAATCTCATTTTATGCCTGCATTTTGAATGAAACAACAGACATTTCAGACAAATCACAATGCTATAGTGTTGTGAGACTAGTGGACATCAATGGTAGCTTTGAAGAACATTTCTTGATTTTCATAATGTTAGCCAAGCTAGAACTTCTAATGCTTTATTCACTGTGTTAAGTGGCATGTTTCGAATTATGACATGAGGAACAAACTTATGGGTCAAATCTATCACAGTGCTTGTATTCTGGCAGGAGTATGAAATGGGCTGCAAGCTAAGGTCCATGAAATAACTCTCCAAGCTAATTTTACTCACTGTTTTGCACATCACCTAAAATTAATATTGCAGCAGAGGTGTTCTTATATAGAACCATTAAGAATTTTTTTCCCCACTTTTCAGGATATTCCTACTTCCTTCCACCAGTCTTCCAAATGGACAGCAATTATCGACAGTATTGTTGGTAAGCACAATCATTCAAACAGTGAAACAAGATGAATTTGTAATGGTAGAATATTGTCTGCCGTTAATGAATCTGTTCAGTGCTAATTGAGGCCTTAAATGAACTGATTGACAGTTGAAACTCCAGGGCAATGACTGCATCAGCAGCTTGTGGTTTTAAAAGTAGCCTCCTAGACTTtgactttgtttttcttctgtctgtttttcaaaacatatttttaaagGCTTAGCTGCAGTTTAACATTCTTCAGAAAAAACAATGACACATAATGTTGCAACAATGCTGTCTCAAGAATGTAATAGGTTATAAGAAAAACTTAAGAAATGAAGATAAATTGATCAACTTTTTAAATTCCACAAAACACTTGACAAATTCTCAAGCTGAAGCTTCCATGAATAAAGCTGAAATAATGAATGAATACATTGGCAAACCACTTGTGGGTTTTACATGGCATTGAACTGTAATAACATACTTTTAGGATCGAAAGGACATTTATTACGTCACTTAATAGAGTGAATACAGAAAGATGGCTGTTGAACATAGCAatagaacaaacagacaagaaGACAAAACCAAAGAGCACAGTCAAAGAACTGTCACTTTGTGTCAGAGACACAACAGAGGCCCCACCCCAACCCCCTGGCATTTGTGGAACATGGCAGGGCGGAGCTAGCACATGTCCATAAAACAAATCTTCGTGCCAGTGCAGTGGGTGGAGGTGGTGTCTGGCACACGAAGTGTGTGGCTCGGGCTCGTCATTGTCAGGGTCCCACGTGCAGCTGGTGGTGATTCAAAAGGGGCCACAGTGGCGGTTGCAGTGGGTGAGGCGTCAGCGAAGTTCGGCAGGGAGTGGCGAGAAGTGACTTCAGGAGGGACCACACAGGCTTTAAATGTTGTATCAAATCTGTACTCAGGTGGCCATTGAGTAGAATCATGAATGTATTGACCCTGTGATGTAATACGCTGTGTGGGCTAGAGTACAGAGGTTGAAGAGCTGCACACACAGAGTCATCTCGTAACATGATGAAACTGTATGATTTCAAGTCCTTACGAACAAACACCTGTGGCATGGTGTGAGTGCGAGGTAGGAGCGGGTGAAGGCAGGCCACATGAGCACACACTCATTCAATGTGGGCCGGTAGGTCAGTAAGGTCCGTCAGAGAAGTGTCCTCAATGAATTTGGCAGGCAGGAAGAGCGGTTCACCATACAGGACCTCAACCAACGAAACATTGACGTCGTCCTTGTGCGCGGAGCAGATTCCCAGCAATACCTATGGCAGAGTCTCAGACCAAAGCCTGCCGTGGCACATGAATGCAGCTTTTAGCATTCTGTGCCATCGCTCCACTAGCCCATTGGCCTGTGGACGATATGCAGTAGTGTGAAGTTTCACCACCCCATACAACTCACACAGGCGAGCAAAAAACAACAACTCGAATTGGCAGCCCTGCTCCATGGTAAGTGACAGGGGGCAACCAAATCTAGCCACCCACACCAAAATGAATGCACGAGTGATTGTCTCAGTTGTAATGGCCACCAGGGGTACCGCCTCAACCCAGTGGGTGATGGGTGACGTGGTCGAATATGGAAAGGATGTATTTGTATCTATCGGAGAGGGGAAGAGGACCAACCATGTCAATGTGCACATGGCACAGGCAGCCCCTGGGGACGTCAAACTGTCCTAAAGGTGGTTGCGCATGTCTGCTCACCTTGCTCCATTGACAAGGAATGCATGCGCATAACCATGAGCGGCAATCGTGCGTGCGGCACGAAACGTTCGGTTACGAGTCATGTCATTGCCCACGTTCTGGGGGTAGGCAAGATTATGTAACACGTCGAAAATCCCATGCCGAAAGGGCGAAGGCACCAAGGGGTGGGGTGAAGCAGTAGAAACGTCACAGATGACGGGAGTTGATGACCTGTGCAGGGAAATAGGTTTGATGATGAGCGAAGATCGGTCATCCGAGAGAAGACGTTGTGTGTCTGCATCTTCAGCCTGAAGCCAGGCCAGTTCCTCTAAGTTCAATGAGGTGGAGATCATGAAAATGTGGGACAGGTAGTCAGCAACTACATTTTCCACACTGTGGATGTAAGAAGCATCTGAAGAATGTTGGCAAATAAAGTCCATGTGTCGGAAGCGGCACAGTGGGATATCTTTTGCTGGGTT is from Schistocerca cancellata isolate TAMUIC-IGC-003103 chromosome 6, iqSchCanc2.1, whole genome shotgun sequence and encodes:
- the LOC126190709 gene encoding uncharacterized protein LOC126190709 isoform X2; the encoded protein is MEARIIISKKVSEHVDKEGYGLTDYRTTTMYDYRPHQQTWTKPITPIPEQPHKNRIYLSELTDGNSPKRRGINKFFDDNLGDFYRNRTEKYDLYASYNPGTGEYSNIKETINK
- the LOC126190709 gene encoding uncharacterized protein LOC126190709 isoform X1; the encoded protein is MRAFPRNCIFYELCHEEISSQIIKLKGQQCQNREFLRKRMRLRPKKRSKKLLVYLMMAQYLERSVESYRNIKFNVFWPLQLRKKVSEHVDKEGYGLTDYRTTTMYDYRPHQQTWTKPITPIPEQPHKNRIYLSELTDGNSPKRRGINKFFDDNLGDFYRNRTEKYDLYASYNPGTGEYSNIKETINK